One region of Bubalus bubalis isolate 160015118507 breed Murrah chromosome 15, NDDB_SH_1, whole genome shotgun sequence genomic DNA includes:
- the ZHX2 gene encoding zinc fingers and homeoboxes protein 2, producing the protein MASKRKSTTPCMVRTSQVVEQDVPEEADRAKEKGIGMPQPETAKDTWAAEPENSSKENEVIEVKSTGENQSKKLQGGYECKYCPYSTQNLNEFTEHVDMQHPNVILNPLYVCAECNFTTKKYDSLSDHNSKFHPGETNFKLKLIKRNNQTVLEQSIDATNHIVSIATSGPGSGDGDPGISVSKTPIMKPGKPKADAKKVPKKPEEATPENHVEGTARLVTDAAEILSRLGGVELLQDSLGHVMPSVQLPPNINLVPKVPVPLNTTKYNSALDTNATMINSFNKFPYPTQAELSWLTAASKHPEEHIRIWFATQRLKHGISWSPEEVEEARKKMFNGTIQSVPPTITVLPAQLAPTKMSQPILQTALPCQILGQTSLVLTQVTSGPATVSCSPITLAVAGVTNHGQKRPLVTPQAAPEPKRPHVAQVPEPPPKVANPSLTPASDRKKTKEQIAHLKASFLQSQFPDDAEVYRLIEVTGLARSEIKKWFSDHRYRCQRGIVHITSESLAKDQLALAASRHGRTYHAYPDFTPQKFKEKTQGQVKILEDSFLKSSFPTQAELDRLRVETKLSRREIDSWFSERRKLRDSMEQAVLDSMGSGKKGPDTAAPNGALSRLDQLSSAQLASSLPSPSPAITKSQEQVHLLRSTFARTQWPTPQEYDQLAAKTGLVRTEIVRWFKENRCLLKTGTLKWLEQYQPQHVVDDHGYDTPSRKVVKTVITENPKNGSEGGHQYYKDPKKLCDEDLEKPGPRGKAGGEQVKDNLPAKPSEATSDRSEGNSRDGQASDENEESGVVDWVEVTVGEEDAASDRSDSWSQTAAEGAGELADSDSDSGPAEASQA; encoded by the coding sequence ATGGCAAGCAAACGAAAATCCACCACCCCGTGCATGGTTCGGACATCACAAGTGGTAGAACAAGATGTGCCCGAGGAAGCAGACAGGGCCAAAGAGAAAGGAATTGGCATGCCACAGCCTGAAACGGCCAAGGACACTTGGGCAGCGGAACCTGAAAActcttccaaagaaaatgaagtgaTAGAGGTGAAATCTACAGGGGAAAACCAATCCAAAAAGCTCCAAGGTGGTTACGAATGCAAATACTGCCCCTACTCCACGCAGAACCTGAACGAGTTCACGGAGCACGTTGACATGCAACACCCCAACGTGATCCTCAACCCCCTCTATGTGTGTGCCGAATGTAACTTCACAACCAAAAAGTACGACTCCTTGTCTGACCACAACTCCAAGTTCCATCCCGGGGAGACCAACTTCAAGCTGAAGCTCATCAAGCGCAATAATCAGACCGTCTTGGAGCAGTCCATCGACGCCACCAACCACATCGTGTCCATCGCCACCAGCGGCCCCGGAAGCGGGGATGGTGACCCCGGGATCTCAGTGAGTAAAACCCCCATCATGAAGCCAGGGAAACCGAAAGCCGATGCCAAGAAGGTGCCCAAGAAGCCAGAGGAGGCCACCCCCGAGAACCACGTGGAAGGGACCGCCCGCCTGGTGACAGATGCCGCTGAGATCCTCTCGAGACTCGGGGGCGTGGAGCTCCTTCAGGACTCTCTAGGACACGTCATGCCTTCTGTCCAGCTCCCACCAAATATCAACCTTGTCCCCAAGGTCCCCGTCCCGCTGAACACTACCAAATACAACTCTGCCCTGGATACCAATGCCACCATGATCAACTCCTTCAACAAGTTCCCCTACCCGACCCAAGCAGAGCTGTCCTGGCTGACGGCGGCTTCCAAACACCCGGAAGAGCACATCAGAATCTGGTTTGCCACCCAGCGCTTAAAGCACGGCATCAGCTGGTCCccagaggaggtggaggaggcccGGAAGAAGATGTTCAACGGCACCATCCAGTCTGTCCCCCCGACGATCACCGTGCTGCCTGCCCAGTTGGCCCCCACGAAGATGTCACAGCCCATCCTCCAGACGGCTCTCCCATGCCAGATCCTTGGCCAGACCAGCCTGGTGCTGACTCAGGTGACCAGCGGGCCGGCAACCGTCTCCTGCTCCCCCATCACACTCGCCGTGGCTGGAGTGACCAACCACGGCCAGAAGAGACCTCTAGTGACTCCCCAGGCTGCCCCCGAGCCCAAGCGCCCCCACGTTGCTCAAGTGCCAGAGCCTCCACCCAAGGTGGCCAACCCCTCGCTGACCCCAGCCAGCGACCGCAAGAAGACCAAGGAACAGATAGCGCACCTAAAGGCGAGCTTCCTGCAGAGCCAGTTCCCCGACGACGCTGAGGTCTACCGGCTCATCGAGGTGACCGGCCTCGCCAGGAGTGAGATCAAGAAGTGGTTCAGCGACCACCGGTACCGGTGTCAACGGGGCATTGTCCACATCACCAGCGAATCCCTCGCCAAAGACCAGCTGGCTCTCGCTGCCTCCCGCCACGGCCGCACGTACCACGCGTACCCAGACTTCACCCCACAGAAGTTCAAAGAGAAAACCCAAGGTCAGGTGAAGATCCTGGAAGACAGCTTTCTGAAAAGCTCTTTCCCAACCCAAGCAGAACTGGACAGGCTACGGGTAGAGACGAAGCTGAGCCGGAGAGAGATCGACTCCTGGTTCTCAGAGAGGCGCAAGCTTCGGGACAGCATGGAGCAGGCCGTCCTGGATTCCATGGGGTCTGGCAAGAAAGGGCCAGACACGGCGGCCCCCAACGGTGCTCTGTCCAGACTTGACCAGCTCTCCAGTGCCCAGCTGGCCAGCTCTCTGCCCAGCCCCTCACCAGCGATTACAAAAAGTCAAGAACAGGTTCATCTCCTGAGAAGCACGTTTGCCCGAACGCAGTGGCCGACCCCGCAGGAGTATGACCAGCTGGCGGCCAAGACCGGCCTGGTGCGAACTGAAATCGTGCGCTGGTTCAAGGAGAACAGATGCTTGCTCAAAACTGGAACCTTGAAGTGGCTAGAGCAGTACCAGCCGCAGCACGTGGTGGACGATCACGGCTATGACACCCCATCGAGGAAAGTGGTCAAGACCGTCATCACCGAGAACCCGAAGAACGGGAGTGAGGGGGGTCATCAGTACTACAAGGACCCCAAAAAGCTCTGTGACGAGGACCTGGAGAAGCCGGGACCCAGAGGGAAGGCAGGTGGCGAGCAGGTGAAAGACAATTTGCCAGCAAAGCCCTCGGAGGCCACATCGGACCGGTCGGAGGGCAACAGCCGGGACGGCCAGGCCAGCGACGAGAACGAGGAGTCAGGTGTCGTGGATTGGGTGGAGGTGACAGTTGGAGAGGAGGACGCTGCCTCCGACAGGTCAGACAGCTGGAGTCAGACGGCAGCAGAAGGCGCGGGGGAGCTGGCCGACTCGGACTCGGACAGCGGCCCGGCGGAGGCCAGCCAGGCCTAG